The genomic interval TGGGCCTCGCGGACGTAGGACTTGGCCGAGCGCGGGTAGTCGATGTGTTCCAGGAAGTGCTCGGAGAAGATCTAGAGCTCGCCTGGGTGACCCACGGCGAGATCGTGCAGTACGTGCCGTACGGACTGTTCGAGCCCGTACAGGCTCACCTCAACGCAGCACTGCTGTAAAGGGTTGGCATGTCGGCCTGGTACTGGGCCTATATCCGCCATAAGCCGTTTGAGTGGGTCCGTCACTGGTGTCATGTGCATGCCCGATGAAGCGGACTGGGTGCGGACCATACGGTCTCGCAGCTGCTCGACGAGCCAACAGCCCGGAGCACCCTAGATTTCTCCGACCTCTCCTCCCAGGAGCAGGCCGCGCGGACGAAGGCGCGCCAGTTTTGTCATCACACATGGCATCGACCTGACCTCGCGCGACGTCCACCTCGGCCACGCGGTGCCGACTTCGGAGCCAAAGCCGTCCACCGACGGCAGCCGTCCCCAGCGCTTCCCTCAGCCGTGAGCACCGCGCAAGAGTCCCTACGTACCCGTTGCTGGTGCAGGAGTTGGTGGGCCGGACCACTTCCTCGGGGCACCGGAGCCCTACCTGCTGTACCCGGCCGGTCACGGTAAGCCAGAACTGTTCGGCGTCGGGTCGCCCCACTGCTTCGTACTCCCTAGAACCCGTTCCGAGTTGGCCGGTGGTGTCGCGGCGTGCCGCATCGGAACCGGCCTTAACTGACCTCCGGTACGGGCGGGTTGCCCGCCCAGCGTCGCTCGCCGTCCTCCCACTCCCCGGTCGGCCGCAGGCCCGCCGCCGTGGCCACCGCCTCGGACGCGGCGTGGTCGGGGTGGATGTGGGCGACGAGCTCCCGGATGCCTCCGGCCGCGACCAGGTGGGCCGTGAGGCCCCTCGCCGCCTCGCTCGCGTAGCCCCGGCCCTGCCAGGGCGCCCCGACCACCCAGGCGATCTCCGCCCGGGGTCCCCGTACGGTCGCCTGCACGTATCCGGCGAGGCTTCCGTCCGCGCGGACCCGGAGCACCCAGTTCCACCACAGCTCCCCCGAGTCCGGCGAACCGGCGCTCTGCCGCTCGTACCGGGACCGCAGCGCGGCCGGGTCCGGCGGGCCGCCGCCGGTGAACACGTACAGCGCCGGGTCCGCGAGGACGACCGCCATCTCCTCGGCGTACGCCGGTTCGAGGGGGAGCGCGTCGAGGCGGGCGGTGGCGAAGGGCAGGGGCGCGACAGTGGACACGGCCCGACCTTACGTGCGCCCGACCCGCCCCGCGCACGTCCCCGCCCCCCTGCCCCCAGCCCCTCAGGCCCTCACCGGCTCAGGCGCTGGAAGCGGCGCACCGCCAGCGGCAGGAACACCAGCGTGATCACGAGCGGCCACACCACGGCCATCAGCAGGGCGTGCTCCTCGACCCAGGTGCCGCCGCCCGCCACGGGGTTGCCGAACAGCTCGCGGGCGGCCGTCGCCGTCGAGGAGATCGGGTTCCAGGCGGCGATCGTGCCCAGCCAGCCGGGCATCAGGGACGGGGCCACGAAGGTGCTGGAGATCATCGTGACGGGGAAGGCCACCGCGTACAGCCCGCCCGCCGCCTCCGGCGTGGGCACCAACATGCCGAGCCAGACGCCCACCCAGATCAGGCTGAACCGCAGCAGCAGGAGCAGCCCGAACGCCCCGAGGGCGGCCGGCACCCCGCCGTCCGCGCGCCAGCCGATCAGCACCGCGGTGACGGCCAGGATGGTCAGTTCGGCGGCGGCCACCACCAGGTCGGCCGCTCCGCGTCCGGAGGCGAAGGCGGAGGGGGCCATCGGCATGGACCGGAAGCGGTCGACGACCCCCTTGGCGGCGTCGGTGACGACGGCCACGGCGGTGTTCATGAAGCCCATGGCCATGGTCATGGCGAACATGCCGGGCATCAGGAACTCCCGGTAGTCCCCGCCCCCGGGCACCTTCATCGCGCTGCCGAAGACGTATCCGTACAGCAGGACGGAGAGGATCGGGAAGCCGAGCTGCCAGACGACGGCGGAGGGGTGGCGCTGGTAGTGGGTGAGGGTGCGGCGGGTGATGTTCCAGCAGTCGGAGACCGCCCAGAGGACAGAGGCGCGGTCGCGGACCGGGCCCGTCGCCTCGGCGGGGTTCGTTTCGAGTGCGGTCATGCCGCCGCCACCTCCGCGGTGTCGTGATTGTCGGTGTCGTGGTTGTCGGTGTCGTGGTTGTCGGTGTCGCGACGCCCGGTGTCGCGGCCCTCGGCGTCGCGCCCCTCGGCGTCGGGCCCCTCGGCGTCGGGCCCCCCGGCGTCGGGTGCCGTGCCGTGGCCCGTCAGGCGCAGGAACACGTCGTCCAGGCTGGGCCGGCGCAGCCCGATGTCCTCCACCGCGATCCCTTCGTCCTGGAGGCTCCGGGCCACCTCGGTGAGTGCGGCCACCCGGTCGGCAACCTGGGCGTGCACCCGACGGGCGGCGGCGTCCGTGACGACGAGCCCGCCGCCGGCCACCCGGTCGACGGCCCTCGCCACCGCGCCGAGGTCTCCCGCGTCGGTGGCCACCACCTCGATCCGGTCGCCGCCGATCCGGTTCTTCAGCGCGTCCGGGGTGTCGTCGGCGATGGCCCGTCCCCGGTCGATGACGGTGATGTGCGAGGCGAGCCTGTCCGCCTCGTCCAGGTACTGCGTGGTCAGCAGCACGGTCGTGCCGCCCGCCACCAGCGCCCGGACCGCGTCCCAGACCTCGCCCCGGCCGCGCGGGTCGAGCCCGGTCGTCGGCTCGTCCAGGAAGAGCACGTCGGGCTGGAGGATCATCGAGGAGGCCAGGTCGAGCCGTCGCCGCATGCCGCCGCTGTACTCCTTGGCGCCCTTGTCGGCGGCCTCGGCCAGGTCGAACCGGTCCAGCAGTTCCCCGGCGCGCTGCCGGGCCCGGCGGTTGCCGAGGTGGAAGAGCCGCCCGAACATCTCCAGGTTCTGCCGCCCGGTGAGGCCTTCGTCGACGGCCGCGTACTGGCCGGTGAGCCCGATCCGGCTCCGTACGCGGCGGGGTTCGCGCGCCACGTCGAGCCCCGCGACCTCCGCCCGGCCCGCGTCGTACCGCAGGAGCGTGGCGAGGACCCGCACGGCGGTGGTCTTGCCCGCCCCGTTCGGACCGAGCAGGCCGTGGACGGTGCCGGGGCGCACGGCGAGGTCGAATCCGTCGAGCGCCCGCTTCTCCGTCCCGCCCTTGCCCCGCCCCCGGTACCGCTTCACGACGCCTTCGGCGAGCACCGCGTACCCGGACGCGGACCCCGACCCGGTTTTAGACATGAGCATGGCGCAACCCCCTGTTTCTCGAACCGATCGGAAGCTAACTGGGTACACCGTACCCCGTATTGGGTACAGCGTACTCCAATACGAGTACGGCGTACCCACATCTGTTCCGGAGCACTACGCTGACCCCATGGCGAAAGACGGATCGACAGCGGCGACGGACGGCACGGCCACCGGGAGCGGCGACATCGCGCGCAGCCTGGAACTCCTGTGGGGCACCGGGGACCGCCCCAGCCGCGGCCCCAAACCGGGGCTCTCGCTGGACCGGATCGTCACCGCCGCCATCGCCGTCGCGGACGCGGAAGGGCTGGCCGCCGTCTCCATGCGCCGGCTCTCCACCGAGCTCGGCACGGGCACGATGTCGCTCTACCGGTACGTCCCCGGCAAGGCCGAACTGCTGGACCTGATGCTCGACCGGGTGCTGGGCGAGCCCCTGCCCACCGACACGGAGCATCCTGTCGAAGCGCCCCCCGCCGACTGGCGGGCGTCCATCGACGCCATGGCCCGCACCTACCTGGACAACCTGCGCGCCCACCCCTGGCTGCTGAAGATCAACCAGGCCCGTACGGTGCTCGGCCCCAGCGCCCTGCGCGGCCTCGAACTCTCCCTCACCGCCCTGCGGTCCATGGGCCTGCGCGACCCCGAGCTGATCGGCGTGATCATCACGGTCAACAGCTTCGTGGAGGGCCTCGCCCGCACCCAGGCCGACGCGGCGGAGGCGGTACGGGAGACGGGGCTGAGCGACCAGGAGTTCTGGGACAACCAGCGCCCCTACCTGGAGCGGGCCATGCTCAGCGGCGCGTACCCGATGATGGCGGGCCTGTCGGAGGATGCCTTCAGCGCCGAGTTCGACCACTTCGCGTTCGGGCTGCGACGGCTGATCGCCGGTTTCGAGGCCCTGGTCGCGGAGCGGGCTCCGGACTGGGCCACGGACGGGACCACGGACCCGGCCACGGACCCGGCCACGGACCCGGCTATGGACGGGACAACGGACGCGACCACGGACGGGACCACGAAGCGGACCGCAGCCCGGAAGTGACAGCGCCACCGGCCCGTGCCCCAATGGATATATGGACGCCAGCCGGGAGCTCGCTCCTTTCGCCAAGCAGTACGCCGTCCTGCTGAGCACCCACCGGCAGGACGGGACGCCCGTCGGCACACCGGTCAACATCGCCGTCGAGGGCGATCACGCGTTCATCCGCACGTTCTCCTCCGCCTGGAAGGTCGAGCGGATGCGTAACCACCCGCAGGTGGAGATCGCCCCCTGCACGGTCCGGGGCAGACCCACCGGACCGCAGATCAGGGCACACGCACGGCTGCTGCGGCCGGGCACGAAGGAGAACACGCACGCGGCGCGGATGCTGTCGCGGAAGTACCCGGTGGTGCAGGGCGTGCTCGTCCCGTTCGCGCACCGGCTGAAGCGGGACCGGACCCTGCACTACGAGGTGTGGCCGGTGACGGACGACGACACCTGAGCCCGAGCGAGCCGCGAGCCCCCCGGCCGCTGGAAGCTTCGCCTACTTACGCCGCCGCTTCAACGCGAACCAGACGGCCACGGCCCCGACGAGGACGGCGGCCCCGAGGGCCGCATTGCCGCTGCCGCCCTCGCCCGCATCGCCTGCGCCCTTCCGGTCGCCGCCCTTCGAGGGAGCCCCGGAACCCTCGCCGGACCCACCGCCGGGCCCGGAACCCCTCCCCGGCCCGCCCTCCGTCTCCACGCGGACGACCTCGCTGCCGGCCCCCTCCGAGCCGAACATCAAGGCCGATCCGTCCGCCGTGTACGTCACCGACTCGGCCTGCCGCTGGAACGGGGCGGCGACCGACCGGTCCTCACCGAGGCGGCCGTTCTCGAAGGCGTACGCGCGGGCGCTGAAGTACGAGCGCAGCACCAGCCGGGTCCCGTCGGGCGAGAAGGCCCCGTCCGTGACCCACGGCACCTCGCCGACCCGCCGGAACACGTTCGGAGAGTCGGCGGTGAGCTTCGCGGGGCCCTCATAAAGGCCGCCGCCGTCCTCGTTCTTGGAGGCGATGTAGACGCGGCCGGTCTTCGGGTGGGCCATCAGCGCCTCGGCGTTGCGGGCCCCGTCGGCGTACGTCACGTCGTACTGCACGGCCGTGACCGTGGCGTCGCGCAGGGTCTTCGGCTCGGGGAAACGGTAGATCCAGACGTGGTCCCAGGTGCCGTCGAGATTGTCGCCGATGTCCCCGACGTAGAGGTCGCCGTCCGGCCCGATCGAGATGCCCTCGACGTCCCTCGGCTCCCCCACGCCCCGCATCGTGATGGTCGCGAGGGTCTTCCCGGTGCGGGAGTCGACGGCGTAGACGTAGGGGCCGTCGTCGCTGTCGTTGTGCGTCCAGTAGACGCCGGGGTGCGCGCGGCTGGCGGCGAGGCCGCTGGACTCGGTGATACGGGGGTCCTCGATCGTGAAGTCACGGTCGGGCCGTCCGTCGTCGGCCACGGCCGGACCGGCCCCGGCGAACAGCGGAAGGGCGACGGCGAGAGCGGCGGCGAGGGTGGCGGCGGCGCGGCCCACCGGGCCGGTCGGATACGAGGGCATGGCCCAAGTGTCCACCGTCACGTCGCAGGCCGGAGCCGTGATCGGCCATGATGACGCCATGCGTTTTCTCCCGGTCGGCGATTCCATGACCATCGGCGCCACCGGCGACTTCACCTGGCGCTACCGGATGTGGCAGCACTTCGAGGCGTTCCCCGGCCTCCGGTACGAGATCGTCGGCCCGCGCGCGACGCTGTACGACGTCGAGGCGGACGCCCCGGTCTCCCACGCGTACGCCGACCCGTCCTTCCCGCCCGCCGCCCGCCGTCACCTGTCCGGCTGGGGCGAGGGCTGGCTGCACATGGCCCCGGTGATCGCGGACGCGGTGCGCGCGGCGGAGGCGGACGTCCTGCTGGTCTCGCTCGGCCTGATAGACCTCGGGTTCTACACGGACGCCGAGCAGACGGCGGCCAACGCCCGCGCGTTCATCACGGCGGCCCGCACGGCCAACCCGCGCCTGCGCATGGTGCTGCTCCCGGTGATACCGAACATCCGGGCCGTGACGGACGCCCCCTTCGCCGCCTCCTGCGCTCACTTCAACGAGCTCCTCGCCAAGTCCGTGGCCGACCTCGACGAACCGTCCTCACCACTCCTGCTGGCCTCGCACCCCACGGCGTACGACATCCGCACGGACACCTACGACGGCACCCACCCCGGCCCGACGGGCGAGCACAAACTCGCCGCCGCCTTCGCCGACGCGATGCACCAGGCGTGGGAGCTGGGCGGCCCGTACGCGGCACCGCTCCCGGCCTCCTCACCCCCGGCCTCGGTCTCGGTCTGAAGCGCGGGCGCCGGCTGAAGGGCCCCGCACGGGCCGGACGCGGCCGCGGTGCTACTCGGTCGGTGCGCCGACCTTCCCCGACGCCGGCTCCCACACCGAGCAGTCGTGCGCGAAGAGCACCCGCGCCGGGTCGAAGTCGGCCATCCGGTCCATCCAGGGCCGATACGGAGGAAGCGGCTGTGCCGCTCCATCGAGCGCGGCGCGGCGGGCCAGTTCGTCGGAGGCGTAGTGCGAGGCGAAGTCGTGGGCCTGGCCGGCGAGGACGACGACCGTGCCGTCGCCCCGGCGGACGGCCAGCGACTGATGCCCGGCCGTATGCCCGGGAGTCGGGACGACATACACCCCCGGCCAGAGCTCCGCTTCCCCGTT from Streptomyces sp. CA-278952 carries:
- a CDS encoding GNAT family N-acetyltransferase, with amino-acid sequence MSTVAPLPFATARLDALPLEPAYAEEMAVVLADPALYVFTGGGPPDPAALRSRYERQSAGSPDSGELWWNWVLRVRADGSLAGYVQATVRGPRAEIAWVVGAPWQGRGYASEAARGLTAHLVAAGGIRELVAHIHPDHAASEAVATAAGLRPTGEWEDGERRWAGNPPVPEVS
- a CDS encoding ABC transporter permease yields the protein MTALETNPAEATGPVRDRASVLWAVSDCWNITRRTLTHYQRHPSAVVWQLGFPILSVLLYGYVFGSAMKVPGGGDYREFLMPGMFAMTMAMGFMNTAVAVVTDAAKGVVDRFRSMPMAPSAFASGRGAADLVVAAAELTILAVTAVLIGWRADGGVPAALGAFGLLLLLRFSLIWVGVWLGMLVPTPEAAGGLYAVAFPVTMISSTFVAPSLMPGWLGTIAAWNPISSTATAARELFGNPVAGGGTWVEEHALLMAVVWPLVITLVFLPLAVRRFQRLSR
- a CDS encoding ATP-binding cassette domain-containing protein is translated as MLMSKTGSGSASGYAVLAEGVVKRYRGRGKGGTEKRALDGFDLAVRPGTVHGLLGPNGAGKTTAVRVLATLLRYDAGRAEVAGLDVAREPRRVRSRIGLTGQYAAVDEGLTGRQNLEMFGRLFHLGNRRARQRAGELLDRFDLAEAADKGAKEYSGGMRRRLDLASSMILQPDVLFLDEPTTGLDPRGRGEVWDAVRALVAGGTTVLLTTQYLDEADRLASHITVIDRGRAIADDTPDALKNRIGGDRIEVVATDAGDLGAVARAVDRVAGGGLVVTDAAARRVHAQVADRVAALTEVARSLQDEGIAVEDIGLRRPSLDDVFLRLTGHGTAPDAGGPDAEGPDAEGRDAEGRDTGRRDTDNHDTDNHDTDNHDTAEVAAA
- a CDS encoding TetR/AcrR family transcriptional regulator, with translation MAKDGSTAATDGTATGSGDIARSLELLWGTGDRPSRGPKPGLSLDRIVTAAIAVADAEGLAAVSMRRLSTELGTGTMSLYRYVPGKAELLDLMLDRVLGEPLPTDTEHPVEAPPADWRASIDAMARTYLDNLRAHPWLLKINQARTVLGPSALRGLELSLTALRSMGLRDPELIGVIITVNSFVEGLARTQADAAEAVRETGLSDQEFWDNQRPYLERAMLSGAYPMMAGLSEDAFSAEFDHFAFGLRRLIAGFEALVAERAPDWATDGTTDPATDPATDPAMDGTTDATTDGTTKRTAARK
- a CDS encoding PPOX class F420-dependent oxidoreductase, which gives rise to MDASRELAPFAKQYAVLLSTHRQDGTPVGTPVNIAVEGDHAFIRTFSSAWKVERMRNHPQVEIAPCTVRGRPTGPQIRAHARLLRPGTKENTHAARMLSRKYPVVQGVLVPFAHRLKRDRTLHYEVWPVTDDDT
- a CDS encoding WD40 repeat domain-containing protein, whose amino-acid sequence is MPSYPTGPVGRAAATLAAALAVALPLFAGAGPAVADDGRPDRDFTIEDPRITESSGLAASRAHPGVYWTHNDSDDGPYVYAVDSRTGKTLATITMRGVGEPRDVEGISIGPDGDLYVGDIGDNLDGTWDHVWIYRFPEPKTLRDATVTAVQYDVTYADGARNAEALMAHPKTGRVYIASKNEDGGGLYEGPAKLTADSPNVFRRVGEVPWVTDGAFSPDGTRLVLRSYFSARAYAFENGRLGEDRSVAAPFQRQAESVTYTADGSALMFGSEGAGSEVVRVETEGGPGRGSGPGGGSGEGSGAPSKGGDRKGAGDAGEGGSGNAALGAAVLVGAVAVWFALKRRRK
- a CDS encoding GDSL-type esterase/lipase family protein, giving the protein MRFLPVGDSMTIGATGDFTWRYRMWQHFEAFPGLRYEIVGPRATLYDVEADAPVSHAYADPSFPPAARRHLSGWGEGWLHMAPVIADAVRAAEADVLLVSLGLIDLGFYTDAEQTAANARAFITAARTANPRLRMVLLPVIPNIRAVTDAPFAASCAHFNELLAKSVADLDEPSSPLLLASHPTAYDIRTDTYDGTHPGPTGEHKLAAAFADAMHQAWELGGPYAAPLPASSPPASVSV